The following proteins are encoded in a genomic region of Nicotiana sylvestris chromosome 4, ASM39365v2, whole genome shotgun sequence:
- the LOC104238203 gene encoding bifunctional nuclease 2-like, whose translation MSSLQGPVMCPVVRGKQTSQFAVPFKSSVVRAKILKSGFWGLNGISSCQVNVARQPRSRVSKVIGCSFSSSSNGNGSTAENSNENDADYVNSSVVEAVEVRSGPDGFMIKMRDGRHLKCVHNNPQGGHLPDYAPHPAIVLRMEDGTGLLLPIIVLEMPSALLMAAVRNVQIARPTMYQVVKEMVEKMGYTVKLVRVTKRVHEAYYAQLYLTKSDNDAEIISFDLRPSDAINIAVRSKVPIQVNKYLAYSDGMRIVETPKPAVHTTGSDGLLFTELDRPSGRPCIETKEFILVRNMLIAAVEERYRDAALWRDKLTQLRSKRNWI comes from the exons ATGAGCTCTTTACAAGGGCCTGTTATGTGTCCTGTGGTTCGTGGAAAGCAAACAAGTCAGTTTGCTGTTCCTTTCAAATCTTCTGTAGTGAGGGCTAAGATTTTGAAGAGTGGGTTCTGGGGGCTCAATGGGATCTCTAGCTGCCAGGTTAATGTGGCTCGTCAACCACGATCACGAGTAAGCAAGGTGATTGGATGCAGTTTTAGTTCATCATCAAATGGAAATGGTAGCACGGCAGAAAATTCCAATGAAAACGATGCAGATTATGTGAACTCTAGCGTGGTAGAAGCTG TTGAAGTGCGAAGTGGGCCAGATGGTTTCATGATCAAGATGAGAGATGGCAGGCATTTGAAATGTGTCCATAATAATCCACAAGGAGGTCATCTACCTGATTATGCTCCACATCCAGCGATTGTTTTAAGAATGGAAGATGGGACAGGACTTCTTCTCCCTATTATTGTTT TGGAGATGCCAAGTGCGCTGCTCATGGCAGCTGTGCGCAATGTCCAAATT GCCAGACCAACAATGTATCAAGTTGTGAAGGAAATGGTTGAGAAGATGGGTTACACG GTTAAACTTGTTCGAGTTACCAAGAGAGTGCATGAGGCATATTATGCTCAGTTATACCTGACAAAG TCAGACAATGATGCTGAGATTATTAGCTTTGATCTTCGTCCTTCTGATGCAATCAACATTGCTGTGAGAAGCAAG GTGCCAATACAAGTCAACAAGTACTTGGCATACAGTGATGGTATGAGAATAGTTGAAACTCCGAAGCCAGCAGTGCACACTACTGGTTCGGATGGTTTATTGTTCACTGAGCTTGACAG ACCTTCTGGCCGGCCATGCATTGAAACAAAGGAGTTTATTCTTGTGCGGAACATGCTGATTGCAGCAGTTGAAGAACGATATAGAGATGCAG CTCTGTGGAGGGACAAGCTTACTCAACTGCGGTCCAAACGAAACTGGATATAA
- the LOC104238205 gene encoding AAA-ATPase At3g50940-like, which yields MELFESMPSSKAILTAATSLTASVILFRSIASDLVPETLQHFFSSRFQKLSNRLSSQLIVVIEESEGLTSNQLFDAANVYLGTKVSPWTQRIKVNKPDKDEELAVTVDRYQEVTDCYENVNFTWILKSMGIKQSDKSTNPKTELRYFELSFHKKKKEMVLKSYLPYILGRAKEIKEEKKAVRLHTVDYNGTDYWSSVVLNHPATFDTMAMEPEIKKELIEDLDMFVNRKDYYRRVGKAWKRGYLLYGPPGTGKSSLVAAMANYLKFDVYDLDLREVQCNSDLRRLLIGSANRSILVIEDIDCNVGLQNRENENDTSEDDKITLSGLLNFIDGLWSSCGDERIIVFTTNHKDRLDPALLRPGRMDVHIEMSYCTFGGFRILASNYLKIEEHSKFRVIEDLLLKVKATPAEVAGELMKSNKAEIALENLIKYLHNKNELLTETDGH from the exons ATGGAGTTGTTCGAATCCATGCCATCTTCTAAAGCAATTTTGACGGCGGCTACTTCTCTTACCGCTTCTGTAATTCTCTTCAGATCAATAGCTAGCGATCTTGTACCTGAAACACTTCAGCACTTCTTTTCTTCACGCTTTCAGAAATTATCGAACCGACTTTCCTCACAATTGATAGTTGTCATAGAAGAATCTGAAGGTCTCACTTCGAACCAGTTGTTCGACGCTGCTAACGTTTATTTGGGTACAAAGGTTTCTCCTTGGACACAGAGGATCAAAGTCAATAAGCCCGACAAAGATGAAGAGCTCGCCGTCACTGTTGATAG GTACCAAGAAGTAACGGATTGTTATGAAAATGTCAATTTCACCTGGATTTTGAAGTCCATGGGAATCAAACAGAGTGACAAGAGCACCAACCCCAAGACCGAGCTTCGATATTTTGAGCTAAGTTTtcacaagaagaaaaaagagatggTTTTAAAATCTTATTTACCATATATATTGGGCAGGGCCAAAGAGATTAAGGAAGAGAAAAAGGCAGTGAGGTTACATACAGTGGATTATAATGGGACTGATTATTGGAGTTCCGTAGTGTTAAACCATCCTGCGACTTTTGATACAATGGCAATGGAGCCAGAAATTAAGAAGGAGCTGATTGAGGATCTTGACATGTTTGTGAATAGGAAAGATTACTATAGGAGAGTTGGCAAAGCTTGGAAACGCGGGTACTTGTTATATGGACCACCTGGTACAGGGAAGTCGAGCTTAGTTGCAGCGATGGCTAATTACCTTAAGTTTGATGTTTATGACTTGGATTTGAGAGAGGTGCAATGTAATTCGGATTTGAGAAGGTTGTTGATTGGTTCTGCAAATCGATCCATACTTGTGATAGAAGACATTGATTGCAATGTGGGGTTGCAGAATAGGGAAAATGAGAATGACACAAGTGAAGATGACAAG ATTACATTGTCTGGGCTGTTGAACTTTATTGATGGGTTGTGGTCGAGTTGTGGGGATGAGCGAATCATAGTGTTCACGACAAATCACAAGGACCGACTTGATCCAGCATTGTTGAGACCTGGCCGTATGGATGTGCACATTGAGATGTCGTATTGCACTTTCGGTGGTTTCAGGATACTAGCATCTAATTACCTAAAGATTGAGGAGCACAGCAAGTTTAGGGTAATTGAGGATCTGCTCCTGAAAGTTAAAGCAACTCCAGCTGAAGTTGCAGGAGAGCTGATGAAGAGCAACAAAGCTGAAATTGCACTAGAAAACCTCATCAAGTACCTTCATAACAAAAATGAATTGCTGACTGAAACAGATGGACATTAG
- the LOC104238204 gene encoding phosphatidylinositol/phosphatidylcholine transfer protein SFH3-like, which produces MSDIGEGSSFDDENYEDQLHSKICEGRKNELGILKTEEKKLPSDSGNSLEKIIRKQNDIEISFIKEQIWGTEELKFVNAFRQVLIKENLLPAMHDDNLKLLRFLKARKFDIEKAKCMWTNMLQWRRDFGTDTIIKDFDFHERDKVLQNYPQGYHGTDKEGRPVYIERLGLINVEKLLEVTTLDRYVKYHVQEFEKSTAFRFPACSVAAKRHIDRSVTILDVEGVSLRNFSKPVREVILRLQKIDNDFYPETLGEMFVINAGPGFRLIWNILKPFLDPETTSKIHVLGNNYKGKLLEIIDQRELPDFLGGSCTCGNDGGCLRSDKGPWRKLKISLMNCGEESECLEKTIATPDATRQLVGENQPEMVRCCDICY; this is translated from the exons ATGTCAG ATATTGGTGAAGGATCTTCATTTGATGATGAAAATTATGAAGATCAATTACATTCTAAAATCTGCGAGGGAAGGAAGAATGAACTTGGGATCCTTAAGACAGAAGAGAAAAAGCTGCCCAGTGATTCTGGGAATTCCCTTGAGAAGATAATCAGGAAAcaaaatgatattgaaatttcttttatcaaaGAGCAAATTTGGGGCACTGAGGAGTTGAAGTTTGTTAATGCTTTTCGACAAGTGCTGATTAAGGAGAACCTGCTTCCTGCTATGCATGATGATAATCTCAAATTATTAAG ATTTCTGAAAGCTAGAAAGTTTGACATTGAGAAGGCAAAGTGCATGTGGACAAATATGCTTCAGTGGAGGAGAGATTTTGGAACTGACACTATAATCAAG GATTTTGACTTCCATGAAAGGGATAAAGTTCTGCAAAACTACCCTCAGGGTTATCATGGCACAGATAAGGAAGGAAGACCAGTTTATATCGAAAGATTGGGGCTAATAAATGTGGAAAAACTTTTGGAAGTGACTACTTTGGATCGATATGTTAAATATCATGTTCAAGAGTTTGAGAAGTCTACTGCCTTCAGGTTTCCTGCCTGCTCTGTAGCTGCAAAAAGACACATAGATAGAAGTGTTACCATTTTGGATGTCGAAGGAGTG AGTTTAAGGAATTTCTCAAAACCTGTACGAGAAGTCATTTTGCGGCTGCAGAAGATTGATAATGACTTTTACCCTGAA ACACTTGGAGAAATGTTTGTCATAAACGCCGGACCTGGATTTAGGCTCATTTGGAATATACTCAAGCCTTTTCTTGACCCTGAAACGACGTCCAAGATTCAT GTTCTTGGCAACAATTATAAAGGCAAACTGCTCGAAATCATCGATCAACG TGAGTTGCCAGATTTTCTAGGTGGCAGTTGCACGTGTGGGAATGATGGTGGTTGTTTAAGGTCAGATAAAGGGCCATGGAGAAAACTCAAGATATCACTG ATGAACTGTGGAGAGGAATCAGAATGTTTAGAGAAGACAATAGCAACACCGGATGCTACAAGGCAACTAGTAGGAGAGAACCAGCCAGAGATG GTAAGGTGTTGTGACATATGCTACTGA